In the Micromonospora narathiwatensis genome, one interval contains:
- the mobF gene encoding MobF family relaxase, which produces MLSITRISPGSGYRYLMEQVAAGRHDMRAPTAGGPAPYYMDPTAQGESPGWWAGDGAAVLGMSGWVTESQMRFLVGQGRHPRAGYQLGQRWRTYAPQTDAYRAAAAQRALSLLPDDATVEQRDKAWYDAMTAPERRAVSAFDVTVSPVKSVSLLWAFGDDDVKRDVMAAHHAGVRVVLDHLQRHGAYARAGARGVRQLDTAGLAAMVFDHRLSRECDPQLHAHIVVSAKVQAHSADGKSQWLALDGRALYRAAIGARVAYERAIEAELRQRRGITFAPRPDSGIREIVGISDDSLRHYAKRRAAITEEIHRGASPLQRMAPRRWRTRAQDATLRTRRPHQGAESTQKAVRRWLAEDRKMGLDTSRQIHRLLDGHAHDDTTAIALRVLRRARRLAAEPAALDETTLRAAAAQLRVARAHRSRVIDAAVRADDRLAVARAVHTLGRQRAVFGRDHLELAIGQVLDITPGHSPASDWQRVQRLAAQAVTERAAGLRLLTPPALVQWGPSLQRASDLHSEYTRHRDLHLTTHAVLAAEHQIIAYARQRGARLAPAEVVNAAVEQLDLSGEKAEVLRFLIGDDRRITGVIGPAGTGKTHLQRAVVAAAHAAGIPVLGLTVGQAAANLLADATRQPDGTTLRTENVARWLHAQHRPPPDGNARDWQFAPGQWVILDEASQVSSHDLARLTAQLDQARGKLILVGDPNQTSAVGPGGLLRYLATLGVTTSLSHVHRFTHAWEGPASLRLRHGDPTVLDEYDRHGRLIGGHRRHLVNQMLTRWLADITAGRHSMMLVDTTQEASDIAHHARNLLITAGRVQPDRAVRLQDGNHASVGDIIVTRRNDRRIAAGPDYVTNRDQWRINAITRDGQLHVTNITTGTTAILPAAYTARHTHLAYAQTVDSVQGQTVDTARALIDDNTSLARVYVMLTRGQTLNEAYVVTDDHPREGTPPAPPTARVAVLADIMRRATPERSATETEQQLWANADALHTWTPIYNDLTARARIPEYLTIVRQLSGPALADRLAHDLALPALISRLNTYAAAGHEPRDVLRRAIHVRELDTADDTAAVLTWRIDRLMQRTTADPAIAERPEHWRTHTDRLPADLTGDIGDALRQVATICDQRAEALAHLATQTQPAWSLALGDIPTDDTGRQQWLTRAEVVAAYRDTYQLTSDHPIGPEPHTSDITRWNAWHRARLVLGAATLAGKLTTAPDAELTRLITTQHAADNTAPAYVADELRTTYRALTDAEHHRHDIAQLLATADATHRHTVPRAQRLQPRWWHRGPSRTRRLTAQHDLHIHAAAAANRVGSLQQKLASLDHQIAEHSRRATVLDTQHAAWKRWYDEALPTRYAGLAAAEQVRRAANRNGGLADAVAATTARVHAVNDTRPTPHATPIPEHLRQHAHDAHQRITTNPDISQTELD; this is translated from the coding sequence ATGTTGTCCATCACGCGAATCTCGCCCGGCAGCGGATATCGCTATCTGATGGAGCAGGTCGCGGCCGGCCGGCACGACATGCGCGCCCCGACCGCCGGGGGCCCGGCCCCGTACTACATGGACCCGACGGCGCAAGGTGAGAGCCCCGGCTGGTGGGCTGGCGACGGCGCCGCGGTCCTCGGAATGAGCGGCTGGGTCACCGAGAGCCAGATGCGCTTCCTCGTCGGCCAGGGACGCCATCCCCGCGCCGGCTATCAGCTCGGACAGCGATGGCGCACCTACGCGCCGCAGACAGACGCGTACCGGGCCGCAGCCGCACAGCGAGCGCTGTCACTCCTGCCCGACGACGCCACGGTCGAACAGCGGGACAAGGCGTGGTACGACGCGATGACCGCCCCGGAGCGCCGCGCGGTATCCGCGTTCGACGTCACCGTGTCCCCGGTCAAGTCCGTATCGCTGCTGTGGGCCTTCGGCGACGACGACGTCAAACGCGACGTCATGGCCGCCCACCACGCCGGGGTACGAGTCGTGCTCGACCACCTGCAACGACACGGCGCCTACGCCCGCGCCGGCGCCAGGGGCGTCCGCCAACTCGACACCGCCGGCCTGGCGGCCATGGTCTTCGACCACCGCCTCAGCCGTGAATGTGACCCCCAACTCCACGCGCACATCGTGGTCTCCGCCAAAGTTCAAGCCCACAGCGCCGACGGCAAGTCTCAATGGCTCGCCCTCGACGGCCGGGCCCTCTACCGCGCCGCGATCGGCGCCCGCGTCGCCTACGAACGCGCGATCGAAGCCGAACTACGCCAGCGCCGTGGCATCACCTTCGCCCCACGCCCTGACAGCGGCATCCGTGAGATCGTCGGCATCAGCGACGACTCCCTGCGCCACTACGCCAAACGTCGCGCCGCCATCACCGAGGAGATTCACCGCGGCGCGTCCCCGCTTCAGCGGATGGCACCGCGACGGTGGCGTACTCGCGCCCAGGACGCCACCCTGCGTACCCGCCGGCCTCACCAAGGCGCAGAGTCGACCCAGAAGGCCGTACGCCGCTGGCTCGCCGAAGACCGCAAAATGGGCCTCGACACCAGCCGGCAGATCCACCGTCTTCTCGACGGTCACGCGCACGATGACACCACCGCCATCGCCCTGCGGGTCCTGCGCCGGGCCCGCCGTCTCGCAGCCGAACCCGCCGCCCTGGACGAGACCACGCTGCGGGCCGCCGCCGCCCAGCTCCGCGTCGCCCGCGCACACCGATCGCGCGTCATCGACGCCGCCGTACGCGCCGACGACCGGTTGGCGGTCGCCCGCGCCGTGCACACGCTCGGCCGCCAGCGCGCCGTCTTCGGCCGCGACCACCTCGAACTCGCCATCGGTCAGGTCCTCGACATCACACCCGGACACTCACCCGCTTCGGACTGGCAACGCGTGCAGCGCCTCGCCGCCCAGGCCGTCACCGAACGGGCCGCCGGCCTGCGCCTCCTGACACCCCCAGCGCTCGTGCAGTGGGGACCGAGCCTGCAACGTGCCAGCGACCTGCACAGCGAATACACCCGCCACCGAGACCTGCACCTGACAACCCACGCCGTCCTCGCCGCCGAGCACCAGATCATCGCCTACGCCCGTCAACGCGGCGCGCGCCTCGCCCCCGCCGAGGTCGTCAACGCCGCCGTCGAGCAATTGGACCTGTCCGGCGAGAAAGCCGAGGTGCTGCGGTTCCTCATCGGCGACGACCGGCGCATCACCGGTGTCATCGGTCCCGCCGGCACCGGCAAGACACACCTTCAGCGGGCCGTCGTCGCCGCAGCCCACGCCGCAGGCATACCGGTGCTCGGGCTCACCGTCGGCCAGGCCGCCGCCAACCTGCTCGCCGACGCCACCCGCCAACCCGACGGAACCACCCTGCGCACCGAGAACGTCGCCCGGTGGCTGCACGCCCAACATCGCCCCCCGCCCGACGGCAATGCCCGCGACTGGCAGTTCGCACCCGGGCAATGGGTCATCCTCGACGAGGCATCACAGGTCTCCAGCCACGATCTGGCCCGCCTCACCGCCCAGCTCGACCAGGCACGCGGCAAGCTCATCCTTGTCGGCGACCCCAACCAGACATCCGCCGTCGGACCCGGTGGACTGCTCCGATACCTCGCCACCCTCGGCGTCACCACTTCCCTGTCCCACGTGCACCGCTTCACCCACGCCTGGGAAGGCCCCGCCTCGCTACGGCTGCGCCACGGCGACCCCACCGTCCTCGACGAGTACGACCGGCACGGGCGCCTCATCGGCGGACACCGCCGCCACCTCGTCAACCAGATGCTCACCCGATGGCTCGCCGACATCACCGCCGGCCGCCACAGCATGATGCTCGTCGACACCACCCAAGAGGCCAGCGACATCGCCCACCACGCCCGCAACCTGCTCATCACCGCAGGCCGCGTACAGCCCGACCGCGCCGTCCGCCTGCAGGACGGCAACCATGCCAGCGTCGGCGACATCATCGTCACCCGCCGCAACGACCGGCGCATCGCCGCCGGCCCCGACTACGTCACCAACCGCGACCAATGGCGCATCAACGCCATCACCCGCGACGGACAACTCCACGTCACCAACATCACCACCGGAACGACCGCGATCCTGCCCGCCGCCTACACCGCCCGGCACACCCACCTCGCGTACGCCCAAACCGTCGACTCGGTCCAAGGACAAACCGTCGACACCGCCCGCGCGCTCATCGACGACAACACCTCACTCGCCCGCGTCTACGTCATGCTCACCCGCGGCCAGACGCTCAACGAGGCGTACGTCGTCACCGACGACCACCCCCGCGAAGGCACCCCACCCGCCCCACCCACCGCCCGCGTCGCCGTTCTCGCCGACATCATGCGCCGCGCCACCCCCGAGCGCTCCGCCACCGAAACCGAACAGCAGCTCTGGGCCAACGCCGACGCCCTGCACACCTGGACGCCCATCTACAACGACCTCACCGCCCGCGCCCGCATCCCCGAATACCTCACCATCGTCCGCCAACTCAGCGGCCCCGCCCTCGCCGACCGGCTCGCCCACGACCTCGCCCTACCGGCACTCATCAGCCGACTCAACACCTACGCCGCCGCCGGACACGAACCCCGCGACGTCCTCCGCCGCGCCATCCACGTACGAGAACTCGACACCGCAGACGACACCGCCGCCGTCCTCACCTGGCGCATCGACCGCCTCATGCAACGAACCACCGCCGACCCCGCCATCGCCGAACGCCCCGAACACTGGCGCACCCACACCGACCGCCTCCCGGCCGACCTCACCGGCGACATCGGTGACGCGCTACGCCAGGTCGCCACAATCTGCGACCAACGCGCCGAAGCACTCGCGCACCTCGCCACACAGACCCAGCCCGCCTGGAGCCTCGCCCTCGGCGACATCCCCACCGACGACACTGGCCGCCAACAATGGCTCACCCGCGCCGAAGTCGTCGCCGCCTACCGCGACACCTACCAACTCACCAGCGACCACCCCATCGGGCCCGAACCCCATACCAGCGACATCACCCGCTGGAACGCCTGGCACCGGGCCCGACTCGTCCTCGGCGCCGCCACCCTCGCCGGCAAGCTCACCACCGCACCCGACGCCGAACTCACCCGCCTCATCACCACGCAGCACGCCGCCGACAACACCGCGCCCGCCTACGTCGCCGACGAGCTCCGAACCACCTACCGCGCCCTCACCGACGCCGAACACCACCGCCACGACATCGCCCAACTGCTTGCCACCGCCGACGCCACGCACCGCCACACCGTGCCGCGCGCGCAACGGTTGCAACCTCGCTGGTGGCACCGCGGTCCCTCACGTACCCGACGCCTCACCGCACAACACGACCTGCACATCCACGCCGCCGCTGCGGCTAACCGGGTCGGCAGCCTTCAGCAGAAGCTGGCCAGCCTCGACCACCAGATCGCCGAGCACAGCCGACGCGCCACGGTCCTCGACACCCAGCACGCGGCATGGAAACGCTGGTACGACGAAGCCCTACCGACGCGCTACGCCGGCCTCGCCGCCGCCGAACAAGTCCGCCGCGCCGCGAACCGAAACGGGGGCCTCGCCGACGCCGTCGCCGCCACCACCGCCCGCGTTCACGCCGTCAACGACACCCGCCCCACACCCCACGCCACACCCATCCCCGAGCACCTTCGCCAGCACGCACACGACGCGCACCAGCGCATCACCACCAACCCCGACATCAGTCAGACGGAGCTCGACTGA
- a CDS encoding APC family permease: MAVRAAGPAALLAWAALLSVSVLIAASFGALGARYPDAGGVATFTRRAFGAPAAAVVGCWLYAAVPVGVVAGAVAGARYTAAALDASPTMVAGISAVLLAAVYGANLMGLRLSGRLQLALTATLVALLVAVIAVAGPRVDPERLTPFAPHGAAGVGSAAAVLFAAICGWEATANLSAEFTHPRQVRRAAIASLSVVIVLYSGLAVCTVGVLGDTAGGTPVPLMHLLGATGRPWAAGTVAVLAVLLTFGASFTFVAAGARAGVALARHHVLPAGVAVTRQGVPLRSVAVQAAAGAVVAVIATVAPGVVTVDLLVRVFAALLACVTVVGLAAAVRLLPVPRARVGAAVAALAVAVIAALSGPFLFAPAAVAAVVLARLRRHPSPATATRATGLGIDRRDPLGEVLARRTAAKVGIR; encoded by the coding sequence CTGGCCGTCCGCGCCGCAGGACCGGCGGCGCTGCTGGCATGGGCGGCGCTGCTGTCCGTCTCGGTGCTGATCGCGGCCTCGTTCGGTGCCCTCGGCGCCCGCTACCCGGACGCCGGAGGCGTGGCGACGTTCACCCGTCGGGCCTTCGGCGCCCCTGCTGCCGCCGTCGTCGGCTGCTGGCTGTATGCGGCGGTGCCGGTAGGGGTGGTCGCGGGCGCAGTCGCTGGTGCCCGCTACACCGCAGCCGCGCTCGACGCCTCACCCACGATGGTCGCCGGCATCTCCGCAGTGCTCCTCGCTGCGGTGTACGGGGCGAATCTCATGGGGCTACGCCTGTCCGGCCGGCTGCAACTGGCGCTGACCGCAACCCTGGTGGCGTTGCTCGTAGCGGTCATCGCCGTGGCAGGACCCCGTGTTGACCCCGAACGGCTCACGCCGTTCGCGCCGCACGGAGCCGCCGGCGTCGGCAGCGCTGCCGCCGTGCTGTTCGCTGCCATCTGCGGCTGGGAGGCCACCGCCAACCTGTCGGCGGAGTTCACTCACCCCCGGCAGGTGCGACGGGCCGCCATCGCGAGCCTGAGCGTCGTCATCGTGCTCTACTCCGGGTTGGCCGTCTGCACCGTCGGGGTTCTCGGCGACACCGCTGGTGGCACGCCGGTGCCGCTGATGCACCTGCTCGGCGCGACCGGAAGGCCGTGGGCGGCCGGAACGGTCGCCGTGTTGGCGGTACTGCTCACTTTCGGCGCAAGCTTCACGTTCGTCGCCGCTGGTGCGCGGGCCGGTGTGGCCCTGGCCCGTCACCACGTCCTCCCTGCTGGCGTCGCGGTGACTCGCCAGGGTGTCCCGCTGCGCAGCGTCGCCGTGCAGGCCGCGGCCGGAGCCGTCGTCGCGGTGATCGCCACGGTCGCTCCTGGCGTCGTCACCGTGGATCTGCTGGTGCGCGTGTTCGCCGCATTGCTCGCCTGCGTCACGGTGGTCGGCCTCGCCGCGGCGGTGCGGCTGCTGCCGGTACCGCGGGCGCGTGTCGGCGCGGCGGTGGCCGCGCTGGCGGTCGCCGTCATCGCCGCGCTGAGCGGCCCCTTCCTGTTTGCTCCTGCCGCCGTTGCGGCCGTCGTTCTGGCAAGGCTGCGGCGACATCCCAGCCCGGCGACCGCTACGCGTGCCACCGGGCTGGGGATCGATCGCCGCGACCCTCTCGGCGAGGTCCTTGCCCGTAGGACAGCGGCGAAGGTGGGGATCCGATGA
- a CDS encoding type IV secretory system conjugative DNA transfer family protein encodes MAGSLMSPGHRLPRRGVARADILARLALTGIAALLVLSGTATLWLAGQAGGLLTHAAWPDSSPADAPGIAVRLITNPGDPARAWPPAARDTLPPAPLLYGLWIVLLSATVVGIGAVTMRVAQRWVRRRGFAGRKDLDRVVTAEAVLRRVDVLRPALTIRDTDPPETVTVKQRRRTDPLEVARLLGHHALTGEPLYLANEYTELLAGAARFANKTSRYIIPRVADARGAVISTSTRLDVASVTYDLRAEVGPTWIFEPQGQVPGVPRLRWSPIDGAEDPDIAALRAKGFAAGAGLKGNVDNGQYFQDQAASIIRGLLHAAALDERATMTEVASWAANPSDPRAERILRHHGQTVWADRLAFHRETTGRSRDAIQSVVFGALDAFSNPRILHACSPPRGQQFHPEQWLDESGTLYLVGTRSGQALIAPLFAAIAEDIIYRTLQRSFLAPGGRVEPCLYLIGDEITNIAPLPSLPALASEGGGAGIALSIACQNTHQLEERWGRDGGQALRDGANARFVMGGTQDVNALKDAQSLLGQVQELSSAASWGGGRASVQENTRRENLVDLAELRTLPAGHALVLLGNMPPVEVVQPAWWERPDADRFHTAQDAFTARLRGAQ; translated from the coding sequence ATGGCCGGCTCACTCATGTCCCCGGGACACCGGCTGCCCCGCCGGGGGGTGGCCCGCGCCGACATCCTGGCCCGACTGGCGCTTACGGGCATCGCGGCGCTGCTGGTGCTGTCGGGCACCGCCACGCTGTGGCTCGCCGGGCAGGCCGGCGGGCTGCTCACCCACGCGGCCTGGCCGGACAGCTCACCCGCGGACGCCCCAGGCATCGCCGTGCGGCTCATCACCAACCCGGGCGACCCGGCCCGGGCGTGGCCGCCCGCCGCCCGAGACACGCTGCCGCCAGCGCCCCTGCTGTACGGGCTGTGGATCGTCCTGCTCAGCGCCACCGTCGTCGGAATCGGAGCGGTGACGATGCGGGTGGCGCAGCGGTGGGTACGCCGACGCGGCTTCGCCGGCCGTAAGGACCTCGACCGCGTGGTGACGGCCGAGGCGGTGCTGCGCCGCGTCGACGTGCTGCGGCCCGCCCTGACCATCCGCGACACCGACCCACCCGAAACCGTCACGGTGAAGCAGCGGCGCCGCACCGACCCCCTCGAAGTGGCCCGGCTGCTCGGCCACCATGCCCTGACCGGTGAGCCGCTGTACCTGGCCAACGAGTACACCGAACTGCTCGCCGGGGCGGCCCGGTTCGCCAACAAGACGAGCCGTTACATCATCCCGAGGGTCGCCGACGCCCGCGGAGCGGTCATCTCCACCTCCACCCGCCTCGACGTCGCATCCGTCACCTACGACCTGCGCGCCGAGGTCGGCCCGACGTGGATCTTCGAGCCGCAGGGCCAGGTACCGGGGGTGCCGCGACTGCGCTGGTCACCCATCGACGGCGCGGAGGACCCCGACATCGCGGCGCTGCGCGCCAAAGGCTTCGCCGCCGGCGCCGGCCTCAAAGGAAACGTCGACAACGGCCAATACTTTCAGGACCAGGCGGCGTCGATCATCCGCGGGCTGCTGCACGCCGCAGCCTTGGACGAGCGCGCCACGATGACCGAGGTGGCGAGCTGGGCCGCCAACCCTTCCGACCCGCGCGCCGAGCGGATCCTGCGCCATCACGGGCAGACGGTGTGGGCCGACCGGCTCGCGTTCCACCGGGAGACCACGGGCCGCAGCCGCGACGCCATCCAGTCGGTGGTGTTCGGCGCGCTCGACGCGTTCAGCAACCCACGGATCCTGCACGCGTGCTCACCGCCGCGCGGGCAGCAGTTCCACCCCGAGCAGTGGCTCGACGAGTCCGGCACCCTCTACCTGGTCGGCACCCGCAGCGGGCAGGCGCTGATCGCGCCGCTGTTCGCCGCCATCGCCGAAGACATCATCTACCGCACGCTGCAGCGGTCGTTTCTCGCTCCGGGCGGTCGGGTCGAGCCCTGCCTGTACCTGATCGGTGACGAGATCACCAACATCGCGCCGCTGCCGTCGCTGCCCGCGCTGGCATCCGAGGGCGGCGGCGCAGGCATCGCCCTGTCGATCGCCTGCCAGAACACCCACCAACTGGAAGAACGGTGGGGCCGCGACGGCGGCCAAGCGCTACGCGACGGCGCGAACGCCCGCTTCGTAATGGGCGGCACCCAGGACGTCAACGCGCTCAAGGACGCCCAGTCGCTGCTCGGGCAGGTGCAGGAGTTGTCCTCGGCGGCGTCCTGGGGTGGCGGTCGGGCGAGCGTGCAGGAGAACACCCGCCGGGAGAACCTGGTCGACCTGGCGGAGCTGCGCACGCTGCCGGCCGGGCATGCCCTGGTGCTGCTGGGCAACATGCCACCGGTCGAGGTGGTGCAACCCGCCTGGTGGGAACGCCCGGACGCCGACCGGTTCCACACCGCGCAGGACGCCTTCACGGCCCGACTACGGGGAGCACAATGA
- a CDS encoding pyridoxal-dependent decarboxylase, with protein MAPLLDFAVYNSGDADSDPAHLNHAHDLEREAVSFFAGLFRAPERWWGCVTSSGADATLHALHLARARLGAAAVYHSAAAHPSVPSAARLLGLHTVVVAIDPTGEMDYDDLTRQLAVHRGPAAIVVATIGTPWTDAADNVAEIHQRLDQLGITRRHVHSDAAGTGIPLALSDDPPPFDLSDGADSISLSENTIIGLPMPAGILVTRRQHAVPDPTGRGRGCDAVDARSGLARIMLWYATARLGRRGLRERVQHGAELAAYTEQRLHDVGWPRWRRPGALAVVLTTPPPSVRARWILLTAHGLSRIICHPGITCQHIDEFVADLAPHAYSVSHDGVAVPGLLSEATRGTRHA; from the coding sequence TTGGCACCGCTGCTGGACTTCGCGGTCTACAACAGCGGCGACGCCGACAGCGACCCCGCCCACCTGAACCACGCCCACGACCTCGAACGCGAGGCCGTCAGCTTTTTCGCCGGGCTGTTCCGAGCACCCGAACGGTGGTGGGGATGCGTCACCAGCAGCGGCGCCGACGCCACACTCCACGCACTGCACCTGGCACGCGCCCGCCTCGGCGCAGCCGCCGTCTACCACTCGGCCGCCGCGCACCCCAGCGTGCCGAGCGCCGCACGGCTCCTCGGCCTGCACACCGTTGTGGTCGCAATCGACCCGACAGGCGAGATGGACTACGACGACCTCACCCGCCAGCTCGCCGTTCACCGCGGCCCCGCCGCCATCGTCGTGGCCACCATCGGCACCCCCTGGACCGATGCCGCCGATAACGTCGCGGAGATTCACCAACGTCTGGACCAGCTCGGCATTACCCGACGGCACGTCCACAGCGACGCCGCAGGCACCGGCATCCCCCTGGCACTCAGCGACGACCCGCCACCATTCGACCTGTCCGACGGCGCCGACAGCATCAGCCTCAGCGAAAACACCATCATCGGCCTCCCCATGCCCGCCGGCATCCTCGTCACCCGACGCCAGCACGCCGTACCAGACCCAACAGGTAGGGGCCGAGGATGTGACGCTGTCGACGCCCGCAGCGGCCTGGCCAGGATCATGCTGTGGTACGCCACTGCGCGCCTCGGACGGCGCGGGCTGCGGGAACGCGTACAACACGGCGCCGAACTGGCCGCCTACACCGAGCAGCGACTACACGACGTTGGCTGGCCGAGATGGCGTCGCCCCGGCGCGTTGGCTGTCGTCCTGACCACCCCACCGCCAAGCGTCAGGGCTCGGTGGATCCTGCTGACCGCGCATGGACTCAGCAGGATCATCTGCCATCCGGGCATCACCTGCCAACACATCGACGAGTTCGTCGCCGACCTCGCACCACACGCCTACAGCGTCAGCCATGACGGTGTGGCGGTGCCCGGTCTCCTCTCGGAGGCGACACGAGGCACCCGTCACGCATGA
- a CDS encoding MFS transporter has translation MTRQTTMLTEEADRRSEVPIASGPGWRLGVLYGPAVYGVSAAAVALPDAARHLHASGPALAWILTAYAVGIGVGAVTAGRVTDLWGSRPVMLIAVTLLTAGALACAVAPNLAAVVTGRILLAVGSGAAQATALATAAHLPASQRPAALARFGACLAVFSATAPLAGAVAVAWSWRVALALPVLSIAAIPLCWPLTTPRRHREPLDWLGVGLLAVVAAGLLLTAQTAAQHTSAVTITAAAAATAATGLILAIRSRRHPGGFVLDGVLSAAWFRRAALAGAGVYGGLFAILYAAPHLLTKLGYGTTHIGLLLLPGAAVGAALARGAAAAARRMPARYVLSAASLLFAGTLCYAAVDTGPIGVAAAATAAFAASAIAQMLLTAEATKHAPPGCRGGAIGLLTLATFVGGGGGTALCAALWQPYGPAAALAITALLPAAAAAAAWRLCPQATDTPTQID, from the coding sequence ATGACACGGCAGACGACCATGCTGACCGAGGAGGCCGATCGCCGTAGCGAAGTGCCCATCGCATCCGGACCCGGGTGGCGGCTGGGCGTCCTCTACGGACCCGCTGTCTACGGCGTCAGCGCCGCCGCCGTCGCGCTCCCGGACGCAGCCCGGCATCTCCACGCGAGCGGTCCAGCGCTCGCATGGATCCTCACCGCGTACGCCGTGGGCATCGGCGTCGGTGCGGTCACCGCCGGACGCGTCACCGATCTGTGGGGCAGCCGCCCGGTCATGCTGATCGCCGTCACACTGCTTACCGCCGGAGCGCTGGCATGCGCGGTCGCCCCCAACCTGGCCGCCGTCGTGACCGGTCGAATCCTGCTAGCGGTGGGCTCCGGCGCGGCCCAAGCCACCGCACTCGCGACGGCCGCCCACCTGCCGGCGTCGCAACGCCCGGCGGCATTGGCCCGGTTCGGCGCCTGCCTAGCCGTATTCAGTGCCACCGCGCCGTTGGCCGGGGCAGTGGCAGTGGCCTGGTCGTGGCGGGTGGCACTCGCACTGCCCGTGCTGTCCATCGCCGCAATCCCGCTGTGCTGGCCCCTCACCACCCCACGACGACACCGAGAACCGCTGGACTGGCTCGGAGTGGGACTGCTTGCGGTCGTCGCCGCCGGACTCCTCCTGACCGCCCAAACCGCAGCCCAACACACCAGCGCGGTCACCATCACGGCGGCGGCTGCCGCCACCGCAGCCACCGGGCTCATCCTCGCCATCCGCAGCCGACGCCACCCCGGCGGGTTCGTCCTCGACGGCGTCTTGTCGGCCGCATGGTTCCGGCGCGCGGCGCTCGCCGGCGCGGGCGTCTACGGGGGCCTGTTCGCCATCCTCTACGCGGCACCCCACCTGCTGACGAAGCTCGGCTACGGCACCACGCACATCGGGCTGCTCCTGCTGCCCGGCGCCGCCGTCGGTGCCGCGCTGGCCCGAGGCGCCGCAGCCGCCGCCCGCCGCATGCCTGCCCGGTACGTCCTGTCGGCGGCGAGCCTGCTGTTCGCGGGCACGCTGTGCTACGCCGCCGTCGACACCGGTCCGATCGGCGTCGCGGCAGCCGCCACGGCCGCGTTCGCCGCCTCGGCGATCGCGCAGATGCTGCTCACGGCAGAAGCCACCAAACACGCCCCACCAGGTTGCCGCGGCGGAGCAATCGGACTGCTCACCCTGGCCACCTTCGTAGGCGGCGGTGGAGGCACCGCACTCTGCGCCGCCCTGTGGCAGCCATACGGACCAGCCGCCGCGCTGGCCATCACCGCACTGCTGCCCGCCGCAGCCGCCGCCGCAGCCTGGCGACTGTGCCCCCAAGCAACAGACACCCCCACCCAGATCGACTGA
- a CDS encoding GGDEF domain-containing protein, whose product MHTAWQTILLAITSANLLALLVHNRRLRTALATARHEADHDPLTGLPNRRALLRHLDALLTDRTRPVGVALLDLNDFKAINDQHGHAAGDNLLIHVADTLTALDLPAAYIGRMSGDEFLIITDDVEHTSRENATAAADALGRSTLAIFGEPVNCRASIGLAIADHGTRTVADLLTRADAAMYDAKRHGTAVQVWHPTTAATAATAGTSRRRYR is encoded by the coding sequence ATGCACACGGCGTGGCAAACGATCCTGCTCGCAATCACCAGCGCCAACCTCCTCGCACTCCTGGTGCACAACCGACGACTTCGCACCGCCCTCGCCACCGCCCGCCACGAGGCCGACCACGACCCGCTGACCGGACTGCCCAACCGCCGCGCGCTGCTGCGCCACCTGGACGCACTTCTGACTGACCGCACCCGGCCCGTCGGCGTTGCCCTGCTCGACCTCAACGACTTCAAAGCGATCAACGACCAGCACGGGCACGCCGCAGGCGACAACCTGCTCATCCACGTCGCGGACACCCTCACCGCACTCGACCTACCCGCCGCCTACATCGGCCGAATGAGCGGCGACGAGTTCCTGATCATCACCGACGACGTCGAACACACCAGCCGCGAGAACGCCACCGCCGCTGCCGACGCCCTCGGCCGCAGCACGCTCGCGATCTTCGGTGAGCCCGTCAACTGCCGCGCAAGCATCGGCCTCGCAATAGCCGACCACGGCACCCGTACAGTCGCCGACCTGCTCACCCGGGCCGACGCTGCCATGTACGACGCCAAGCGCCACGGCACAGCCGTACAGGTGTGGCACCCCACCACCGCAGCCACCGCCGCCACGGCAGGCACCTCCCGCCGCCGCTACCGCTAA
- a CDS encoding MarR family winged helix-turn-helix transcriptional regulator, whose amino-acid sequence MTASMRRQIAGIYRPPVNSRPAPAPRPDAVAQLCRTANTVRVHLERTVLREVGMTWTSYDVLVLICARRVVEPRAIAVEVGIAKATLTNTLSALVDRDLVRRQLHERDRRRVVVRPTQAGLDLARELQRLVHARQAELFAGPGMPPRDNIAHVLRVVATRSRPDDDAPGREEAQ is encoded by the coding sequence ATGACCGCCTCCATGCGGCGGCAGATCGCAGGGATCTACCGCCCACCCGTCAACTCTCGACCGGCCCCGGCGCCGCGCCCGGACGCAGTGGCGCAGCTGTGCCGCACCGCGAACACCGTCCGCGTGCATCTCGAACGCACGGTGTTGCGCGAGGTGGGCATGACCTGGACCAGCTACGACGTGCTGGTGCTCATCTGCGCCCGCAGAGTGGTCGAGCCCCGCGCCATCGCTGTGGAGGTGGGCATCGCCAAAGCCACCCTCACCAACACGCTGAGCGCGCTCGTCGACCGGGACCTCGTGCGCCGCCAGCTACACGAGCGTGACCGCCGGCGCGTCGTCGTCAGACCCACGCAGGCCGGCCTGGACCTTGCACGGGAGCTGCAACGCCTCGTGCACGCCCGGCAGGCGGAGCTGTTCGCCGGCCCAGGAATGCCCCCGAGAGACAACATCGCCCACGTGCTGCGCGTGGTGGCCACCCGCTCCCGCCCAGACGACGACGCCCCAGGCAGGGAGGAGGCTCAATGA